Below is a genomic region from Cygnus atratus isolate AKBS03 ecotype Queensland, Australia chromosome 19, CAtr_DNAZoo_HiC_assembly, whole genome shotgun sequence.
CCTGCTCTAACTGCCTTTAGCAGCAGTCTGTGTGAGCAAGAGCATGCGGGGTACACGGTCCTCAATATCCCCCGAGCCATCCTCCAGCTCTGTGTGTATCTTGGCTCTGCCTTCGGAGCCGAGCTTCCTTCAGACCCTGACGGGCTCCACAATCTCCGCGTTTGGCAGCGAGAGCCTGGGCCTGGCTCATGGCTCTTTTCCTCTCCGCAGCTGGCAGAAAGGGATGGAGTTCTCATCCTGCGGCCAGTGGGAGGAAGCCATCATCTGCTACACAAAAGCCATCAGCCTGGATCCGCAGCGGGTAATGGGTcccagggggctggggacatgccaggctgggagctgggaatgGGAGGCAGCGTTGTTAAGGGTGGCTGTAATGCTGGCATCTGGTTTCAGGACGCACTTACTGTGACATTAGCCTCTTGCCAGGCTGACCCTGGGTAGCTTGAGTAGGGCTGGGTCATGGGCAGCAAGGGCTGAGGGTGTCTGtggtgcaggcagagctgtaCGAGCAGCGGGCTGAGGCTTTCCTGCAGCGTTGTGACTTCCAGTCGGCCACTCTGAACTTCAGGAAGGTGCTTGCATTGGGACCTGCGCGGGAGCAGCACTGCCTGGCTCGCTTAGCCCTCGTCCTTGACCTGCAGGTGAGCTACCACTCCATTCTCCCTGTCTGCAGCCCTGGCCTGTGGCCATGCTGACAGGGTTTCCCTGCAGGGACGATGTCTGCTTGGCCAGGAGCTCTACAGCGAGGCCCTGGAGGCCTTTACAcgagcagctgagctgcagcctcaCCGCAGGGTGTTTCGCAGGAGGAGGTGAAGCAGCATGAGGCTGTTCAGCTGGGCTGGTCCTGCCGTGGGCTCCCCACCAGCTGTGCCCCTCTCCTCTTGCAGCATCTTGTGCCTCGCTGCCCTCAACAAGTTCCCAGAGTGCCTCCAGATGCTTAACAGAGACCTGGCAGAGGATGCGAGGAACCCTGATTTGTACGTGCTGCATGCCTCCTTCTACGAGCGCTTTGGGCAGATAAGGCCGCTCCGGTCCCTGAGGGATcctggcagctcctcctggaGGTGGGGGATGCAGGTGGAAGCTCCAGGTCCTGAGGGAACCCGACCTCCCTGGCAGCTGGCCCTGTGTCACCAGGACATCCAGCGGGCGCTGCAGCTGGAGCCGCAGCATGGAGCtgcccaggcactgcagcagaggCTGCGGAGGCAAGGCCTGGAGGCCAAGGCCGAGGCAGTGTCGAAGGCTCTGTGCGGGGACCTGCGTGGGGCCCTGCTCACGATCAGCTTTGCCATTGAGACCAACCCCTTGGCTGCTGAATTCTTCACCCTCAGGTAGCGGACATGTTACTGCGGCCAGTTGGCCCCGCTGGTGTCTGagtcttcatttctgtgtccCTGTGTCGCAGGGGGGCCCTCCTCCGACGGCTGAAGGACTTCAGTGCAGCCTGCAAGGACTTGGCCAAGGCGAGGCAGCTGTGTGCCGACGAGGGCCCGGAGGCTCAGGAGGCTCAGCTGGTGCTCACCTACAATGACTGTGCTGTGGACTGCTACACCCTGGGCCGGCTTGATGAGACTGTGATGCTCCTTGGTCAGGCTCTGCAAGATGAGAGGACAgaggagggactctgtgtcaaCAGAGGAGGCAagtggctgggctgggggtcAAAGCAGGGTCCCCAGGGCAAGACCGGGGGCTCAGGGATAGGGCTGGGGTgtcaaacagcagcagtttgcACCCACACAGTGAATGTTTGCAGGGGAAGGCCCTGCTCTTGGGTCCTGTGTTACGGACTGCTGGCTGAAGCTGGTGATAGGGCTCCTGGGTTCTCCCTTGATCCTGATCCCAGTTCCCAGACAAGAGCTCTGTGCCCCTCAGGGGTGCCTTTACTGTTTCAGCAGTGGGGAGAAAGAAGATTTACcactggctctgctgctccctccccacgAGATCTATTCTGGGGCATGGCTGGGAACTGCTATCCTCTCCCATACTGGGCTGCATCTCCTGGTGGTCGCAGCGCAGAGCTTTTGGCTAACGATGCTGAAACCCGGGGTGGGCTGAACATGAGGCGTGTATTACCCACCGGCATGGAGAGCTCCAGGCAAAGGCCCAGGGCAGCATCCAGCCCCCAGCCGCTCTCGGTTGCTGAGACGCCGGCACGGTTTTGTTACAGACTGCTTCCTTTGCCTGGGGGAGCTGGCCCACGCGCTAGCGGACTACCAGCAGGCGCTGGAGCTGAGCCCAGGGAACCTCGGTGTGCAGCGACGTGTTGCGGCGGCGCTGCACGAGCTGGGTCGTCGGGACGTGGTAGCGAGGCGAGCAGGAGGGTGGTGCGGCTGCCCGAGGGCCTGCAGCGAGCCCTGTGTGAGCTCCTGTCCCCTCACAGGCGGTACCAGCAGGCGGAGGCTCGCTTCTCCGCTGCCATTGAGCACGACCCCCAGGCACCGCTGCACTACCTGCACCGGGCCCAGGCCCGCCTGTGCCTGCGGAGGGTGCAGAGCGCGAGGGAGGACGCTGTGCGGAGCCTGCGGCTGGACCCCACGGACAGCGAGgtacagccctgctgctgctgccccctgtCCTGCTCGGGCAATGGGTGGTTAGTTACTGGCGTGTTGCCTCAGCTGCAGTGCCTGTGCCTAGCGGTTGGGTGCTTTGGGGCAAGCCTGgtgtttctgttctgcatcagggccagcagctggcaccaagAAACACGGGGTGGGGGCCAAGGGTCCTGCTAGGGTACAGGTCCGAGCCAAGCAGCAGTGGTTGTAGCCTGGCTTTTACAGCAGTTTTGTGTTAGAGCTGTTGGGCAggtctttttcctcctgttcattttttttccctgtttctttgaACCTAATACAAGGCAGAAGCCGTCTTGCAGCTGGCTGTGATATGAGGAGCGTGTCCCCACACTGCTGTTGCAAAGCGTGGCACTTAatggggcagcagcacagatCAATAGATCTGGGGCTTCTttacgaaaaaaaaaaccagcctcCCTGTCAGGGCAGGTCCCAGTGAGGCTGCCAGGTCCTTCACTGGTGGCACCACGCAGGTGTTTGGCTGCAGGGGAAAGTTTTTCCGCATGTGCTGGTATGTTGGGAGGACATCCAGGTTTTGTCTTCCTGCTGCAGATCCTTTCCCTCACACACCACCTCTTTCCAAGAAAGACTGTCCAGGCTATCCTGAGGAGTGAGACCGGACACCTCGCCCAAGAAACCTTGGAGAAAACACTTCAGAGCCCTCCAGAACCCCCAGTTTCAGCCGATGATGCCTGGTGTGACAGTACTAGGTGAGCACTTGCAGTTTTGTCTCGGGTGTCAGCCTGCTGGCGCTGCCCCTTCCAAGTGGGGCTTGCTCAGCCCCTGAGCATGGCGCTTTTGTTTGCTCGGGAGCACAGGGGCGCATTCCAGCTGCCTTCAGAGCTAACTGCTGAATTACGGTGCCGGTGAGGTGGCGAGTTGTGtgtgctgccagggcacagGGGGTCAGCCTTTACCCAGCCTGCAAACCGGGCCATAGGCTTAGGCACCACAGCACCCACCCAGCACCTCGCCTTGGCTGTGTGCTCGCACGGCCACCCAGCAGGTTCTGCAGTGACCCCCGCCCCGGGGAGCGAGGTGCTGCGTgccttctgcctcctgctctggcaCTAGCGCTGGGAATGTGGCCTCGTACGCAGAGGTGTGCTCTGCACAGGGGAAAAGGGCTGGCTGTAGCTGTGGTACGGACCCTGTGGCGTTCCTGTACCTACGCCGGCTCCTCTGCAGAGATTGTCTGGGCCAGCCACTGCCACTTCACCCTCCCCCCTGGGAAAGGCCACTGTCTTGTTTCCAGTTACCTAATTAGAGACCATCATCTCTGTGCCACTAAATCCCTGACGTGCTATTGCATCAGGCAGCTGTGCCCGTGCAACTGCAAGTCTTCCAAGTCCTTCTGCGATAGCTGCAATTAGGAACCCAAGTAAATGACTATTCCCCaactatttatttcataaaagatttattttaaaattagaaacgCCTAACGTTTTTGAAAGCGGCAGGACGTTTGAGTCTGTCCGTGGGCCAGCTCCCAGGCCACATCTGGGTGGTGTCTGCAATCGTTGTCCCACAGGCTCTGGCTCTGGAGGCAGGCTGGAATGGTCCCAAGCCCTGGCAGCTCGTTTCAGCATAGGGCCCGAGGGGAGCACCAAAATGTCCCTGTTCACCCACCCCTCAGGCAGTTTGTTCCCAGAGACTGAATGGTTCTGGTTCCTCTGACCTGTGCTCCAGTAACTGCACAGAGATTAACACAGGACAAAGGCCAGCAGTGCCACGCACCCCATGCCTGACAGCAGGGAGTACTGATCTTCTTTCGCTTGTCCTCAGGTTCCCACATAAGTGGCGCCCCCAAgaagctcagcagagctggccCAGCCAAAGTTTGCGAGGTCTGACCAGCAGAAGGCTGTAAAAGAGGCTCAGCAGTTTATAGCACCAACTCCTCGGTCTGCTGTAGAAATCAACACTgaataaaaggaatttttaaaaccGTTTGTAGCACCACGGTCTCCCCTGGAGGTAGGCACGAACTTTTTTTGTAGCTAGTAAAACAATGGAGAGGtctggtgttttgttgttgttttcctggtTTGCTGCAGGACCTCAGGGGAAAGATGGATGGGGAGACGGGGAAGAGCTGGGCTCTTGGCGGGTTGGGCAGTGACATTTTCCTCATTACGACCCCGTGCTTCTTGATGGTGAAGCTGGTCCCTACCAGCACCTATTCACAGTGAAAGGAAACTGGAAAGAAGTTGGCTCTAAAAATTCCTTGAGAAGAAAACCTAGCTGCAATGTTGCAGGTGCTCACCTGCCAGTGTTGCAGGAGTCAACACCAACGTTGTCACATTGTACCAAGGAACTGAGGTACTGCCATGcttaaaaagacagttttaaaaaaatgccaaaatgctgtattaaaaaatatttttggggcTCAGAATCTTGATGCACTGGATATCAGTAGCTGCCAGAAGAGGGGAGAGCTGCAgactggtgctgctggcagggtgaGAAACCTCCCTGACGCTGCGGTCCCTCTTGGCATCTTCCCCTTTTCATCACAGATGTGTCTTGGGTGGTGCACAGGGCTGGTTGTAGCCACCGTCACCTGGCATAGGATAACTCCGTAAAGTGCTTTAAATCACATCACTTGCACTTGCTCCCACAGCTGCATCCTGCAGTGGCATCCTTGGGGCTGGAGAGAGGAGTTCAGCAGGAGAGCACTTGTGCTGCCGGCTGGTGACACGTAGCTCCTGGGCCTcaccctgccagccctgggctctgcagctccacagctccGTATTCGTCCCCTGTGGAGCTGAGCAAGGCCACTGTCGGTGGCTAGAAGAAAAAACTGATCCGAGAGGCCACTGTTTTGCAGCCtgttgatgaaaatattttctcttcttctgggAAGTAGGGGATGCTGTCAGCCACCTCCTGGACCACGCCCTGACGTACTTCTAGGCCTTGCTGGACAAGTTCGTTGACGACGCACTGCTTTACGTGGTGGTGCTtcagggggaggaagggcaCGACAAAATCAATGAGATGTTCGTTAATGATCCCGGATTTCCAGAACCCACCTGCGAAAGCAAAAGAGGGGACAGAAGGTTTTACCTTCAGAGTGTCAGCGGTCCTTGGAATTCAAAGAACTGCTTGGTGTGAAGCCAAAATACTCAGCTGCAGACAGAGCTGCTCTAGTTTGGTATAAGGAGTGGAACCGATCAGTTGTCAAAccctcctccccaaaacagatctgtttttctccaggaaTGGTAGGATTTAGCTTAACTGGTCAGCCTTAAGTAATGCTCCCTGTGACAAGTTCAAAGCGAGGAGATCCAGGCAGGCAGTGGGGATTGGCACGTCTCAGTAAGCGTGCTGTGCTGACTGCCATCCCTCAGCTGTGAACGCACATCTTCTCCAAAGAAATGTGCTAAGCGTGTTAGCAGGTCTGCTGGCTTGGGGAGCCGGGCTATTCCTTCCCTCTGCCAGGACACCTTGAGGGGACTGCAGTTCCCTTCCCTCCAAATCCCCATCCCTTTCTGTCTGCTTGGGAGGTGCCAGGCAGCGTCGGTGGCCGTGTGGAATGGGCCTAGCTccctctgctgggctctgctccccaccAAAAACACTTCCAGACTCACTCTGAGGGTTTTCAAACACGGCTTTGGAGACGGCCGACTCCGCGTCCTGCAGGCTGATCTCCTCCCGGTCCCTGTGGGCCCGCCAGAGATCCAGCGTCATTTCGTTGATCTGCTCTCCTCCTGCGTTGCTGCACAAGAATAAGGTGCTTACTTACCGGGTAGCCAGGAAAgcggtgctgcagggcagaggaggcagctgaCGGCCTCCAGCCCGCATGAGTTCAATCCAGGTTTGCCCACTGCCTGCCCTAAAATGACTCCTGCAAAGGCACCCAAATAACAGGAACGGGAATTTTCAGACTCTCCAATTTTGCCTGTTCAGAAGGAAATAACGTCTGTCTGTATTTGCAGAGGATCAATGCcgggagaagggaaagcaaagtgAAAGCGGGCTCTGAGGCAGGTGTTGACCTCTGCCCACATGaggagcagggtgctggagcGCCCCGCCACATCCCACGCGCCACAGAGGCGCCGCTCTTACCTTATGAAGATGAAGATCGCTTTGCGGTAGTTGGTCCCATACACAACCCACGAGGGGCCCAGGAACGGCATGATCACGTCGATCAGGCCCGGGTGCATCTTGTCCATCTCGTCGAAGAGAAAGGCCGACCGGCCGCAACTCGTCAAGTTCCCCTGGATCCAGCGCTTCAGGTTTTCCTAGGAAAAACATCCACGAAGCCGTCAGGCGGTGAGGTACCGAGGGCAGCGAGAGAGGCCTGAGCTACCCCAAAGCAAGGGCTGAGGTGAGAGTGCTGGAAGCTGcttgtccctgcacagcaccaCCTACTCAGAGCAGGAACAGCCAGCAGTGAGGAGGCCTCCTTTGTTCTGGAGCTGGCACAGCGACGTATCCGCTTTGTTAGCCCATTGGAGATCTTTTATTGCAGAGTTAAAGCAGCAGTGTGAAGGAGGCAGCAAACTAAAGCTGGGCGTTCAGCCTCCTACAGCTCCCCACGTTCTCTTTCACTGTATCCACGCAGTTCCCCGCGACTGAGCGCTAGAAGGGAGATGTGCTTTTTGCCAACTCCTTCCCTGGTGCAGAAACCGTGTGCCTGCGCTGAACGAGAAGAGCTCTGTCTCTCTCTACCATGGCTGAAATTACCTTGGTGCAGATGCCAACCCCCCATGAACACTAAGCCTCTTGGAGGCATGTGTAGCTCTTAATTGAAGCATTTTACCCAGTATGGGCTTTTACCTTACTGAGCATATTTCTTCTGAGGacacaaaagaacaaataactTCTCCAAACAGCCAGAAAGGAACTGTTCGGGTGCGTTGGTTTCCCCGCTCTGCTGAGGTTTCATTAGCAAACCTtcacattttgatttctttaagaGGCGCAGGTTAAGCTGCTGTTCAGGAGCTGCTTGCTGTGTGAGGAGGAATTACGAAGTGTAGCAGTTACGCGGGTTTTCACAGCTATTCAGCTGTTTGGAAAGCAAGGGGCGAGCTTTAGGTGGAAGGCACTAACGTGAGGCACTTTTGTGTGTTCAAAGGgctgtgtaaatatttaaagaataagaACGCAATCACAGCAAGGACTGCTGTTGGGAAAATGAAAGTGACAACTGACTGCCAGAGTATATCCCAGCTACTGGTGGATCCTTCGGTAGGTTCATCAGTAGGTTTATCGCTACTGCTTGCCACGAAACAGCCTGAGCGAGTACTGAGGATCACGAGGACGTAACCGAAGCCCAAAAAAGAAGCGAGCAGTACAGTGCTGAGAGGCGGCCCTTACCTTGTACTGCTCTATGTGCTCGGCGTGGGGGAAGTGCACTATCGGAGAGAAGTGGTGAACGTACGGGCTGCGGAGCCCGCCCTGGAAGAGGTGGCGGACGAGCATGGAGCTCACGTAGGTTTTGCCTGTTCCAGTGGAGCCGTGGAAGGACATCACCAGGGGCTTGGCGGGGCTCGGGTTCTGCAGGAACTCCTTCACTCCCTTCATCACCTGCTGCCTCACCAGGGGCTGCCCCACCACATTGATGGCCAAGTCGCACTCCAGACCTGAAGCAAGTTCAAGCCGGGATTTAGGAGATCCAGAAATTTAGGAAATCCAGAAATTTAGAAGAGCCGGATTTTAACGGCTCTTCTCTCGATCCGCGCCCAGGAAAAAGCAGCTGTGCCGTGTCCCAGACCCAGCCCGGGCTGCAGAGCCGCCTCGTGGCCGGCCGGGACCCGaactcccccagccccgcgtccccccgggaccccccggTCCCCCCTCGTTCCCCCCTCCGGGACGCTCCCgtccccgccgagcccccctCGGCCTCCCcctcccggtccccccccccccggtgccccccgccccctctGACCGCTGAGGTCGGGCCCGAAGCCGCACTCGCAGTCCGCCGAGAAGCCGCAGCGCAGCGCCCGCAGGTcccaggcggcggcggcgccggggggggcggccgccAGCAGCGCCACGGCCAGCGCCGCCGCGGCGGGGCCCATGGCGGCCGGCGGCTGCGGCACCGCCCGCACTACAACTCCCGGCGTGCCCCGCGGTGGGCGGGGCAAGGCGAGGCAGGCCCCGCCCACGGGGCGTGGTTTCGCCGCGTGACCGCGCCCCCTAGCCAACAGGCCCCGCCCCCAGGCTGCAGGcgctgggcgggggggggggggggatgttggggacccccagccccgaggcgccgcagggagcagaggcacgAGGGGAGCATAAAAGTTTATTGTGTGCAGGACCCGAGCTATGTACACGTATTTACAGGGCGGGACCGAGTATGTACAGCAGGGACCGGCCGTCCCTCGCGCGTCTGTACAGCGAGGCGCGGCCGTGAAAACGTATTTACACAGGGCACCGGGGGGATCGAGGGGTGGAAGGAGAGGAAGCCGAAGGGCGAGGTGACGGGCACCACGCGGTCACGGGCGCTGGCCTGCCCGGGCGCTGGCCCCGTCCCTGCAATGGCTGCAGGATCCCCGGCCAGAGGTGGGTGGCAGGTGGGATGTGGCTGCGGTGGCTCCTCTCTGTCCCCAGATTGCCaatccgccccccccccccccccgcggaGGGGCTCCGCAGCGCACAGCGCGGGTTACAGCTCGCTGAAGCGCACCGCCGGCTCCAGCTTGTGGGACAGGGCGGTGAGGACTTTGTCGAACTTCTCGTAGCGCTCGGCCTGGCTGCTCTCGGCCCCGcggctgccccacagcagccgCAGCTGGAACTCGGTGCTGAAGACCTCCAGCAGCTCCGCTCGGCCCTGGAAACCTGCAGGGAACGGAGGGTCAGCGCCACGGGTGCGGGACAGGGACCCCACGCCTGCAGGATGCACCATCCAGCGCTGGGACGGCGGCAGAGGTTGAGgggctgtccccgtcccccctcGCTTACCCTGCAGCTTCACCTCGGCGTTGGTGTGGTACAGCCCGCCGTGGTGGGCCACCATCCGCGCCGCCTCCAGGTGGGCCATGACCACCTCCACGCCGTTGTCCGTGGTCTCCCAGGGCTCGGGGTTGTCCACCAGAGCGTCGTCCCGCTCCAGGAGGGTCACCAGGGGCATGACGTGGGGAAAGGTGGTGTTGGTCAGCGGCGGGCCTTCTGCGGAGAGAGGTGCCCTGAGCCtctctggcaggctcggtggCCCCATGTCCTCCTCGTCCCCCTCCCCACCCGCCTTGGCTCCGTGCAGCGCTCCAACGACCACACAGCCCTACAACGCCGGGCTGCCACCGTGCCCGTGGGAGAGGTTTTCTGGCTCAGCTGCGGCACAGATGCGGCTGTGGCTCTGAGGATGGCTCTGCCCGGGGCCatcacctcctccagcaccagccaggCTCTTTCTGCTTGTGCCCAGGAGAGGAGCGCTGCTGTCCCCGCTCCGG
It encodes:
- the TTC16 gene encoding tetratricopeptide repeat protein 16, with translation MRGTRSSISPEPSSSSVCILALPSEPSFLQTLTGSTISAFGSESLGLAHGSFPLRSWQKGMEFSSCGQWEEAIICYTKAISLDPQRAELYEQRAEAFLQRCDFQSATLNFRKVLALGPAREQHCLARLALVLDLQFPECLQMLNRDLAEDARNPDLYVLHASFYERFGQIRPLRSLRDPGSSSWRWGMQVEAPGPEGTRPPWQLALCHQDIQRALQLEPQHGAAQALQQRLRRQGLEAKAEAVSKALCGDLRGALLTISFAIETNPLAAEFFTLRGALLRRLKDFSAACKDLAKARQLCADEGPEAQEAQLVLTYNDCAVDCYTLGRLDETVMLLGQALQDERTEEGLCVNRGDCFLCLGELAHALADYQQALELSPGNLGVQRRVAAALHELALCELLSPHRRYQQAEARFSAAIEHDPQAPLHYLHRAQARLCLRRVQSAREDAVRSLRLDPTDSEILSLTHHLFPRKTVQAILRSETGHLAQETLEKTLQSPPEPPVSADDAWCDSTR
- the TOR2A gene encoding prosalusin encodes the protein MGPAAAALAVALLAAAPPGAAAAWDLRALRCGFSADCECGFGPDLSGLECDLAINVVGQPLVRQQVMKGVKEFLQNPSPAKPLVMSFHGSTGTGKTYVSSMLVRHLFQGGLRSPYVHHFSPIVHFPHAEHIEQYKENLKRWIQGNLTSCGRSAFLFDEMDKMHPGLIDVIMPFLGPSWVVYGTNYRKAIFIFISNAGGEQINEMTLDLWRAHRDREEISLQDAESAVSKAVFENPQSGFWKSGIINEHLIDFVVPFLPLKHHHVKQCVVNELVQQGLEVRQGVVQEVADSIPYFPEEEKIFSSTGCKTVASRISFFF